One Manihot esculenta cultivar AM560-2 chromosome 6, M.esculenta_v8, whole genome shotgun sequence DNA segment encodes these proteins:
- the LOC110617582 gene encoding dof zinc finger protein DOF5.6, with protein sequence MGLTSLQVCMDSTNWLQGTIHDESGMDSSSPSGDIFTCTRPLIERRLRPQHHQALKCPRCDSTHTKFCYYNNYSLSQPRYFCKTCRRYWTKGGTLRNIPVGGGCRKNKKVSKKSNDTTNQNPRSSSSSHSPTDLHLSFPAVQLSHLNNLLGTHQGTFANPAFMESKYNIAMLENPGPIDFMESKLEAIVGSSRNYDFMGNREMGMVSGLGEMNHHGLAPDFHDLRSPFGISIDGSNGTLMETCQRLMLPYDHQGNDEQNTVDVKPNAELLSLEWQDQGHSGGGKDTFGYVNNLGSWTGMMNGYGSSTTTNPMV encoded by the exons ATGGGTCTTACTTCGCTGCAAGTTTGCATGGATTCGACGAATTGGCTGCAG GGCACGATTCACGATGAGTCTGGAATggattcttcttctccttccggGGATATATTCACTTGCACAAGGCCCTTGATCGAGAGGAGGCTCAGACCCCAGCATCATCAAGCTCTCAAGTGCCCAAGGTGTGACTCCACACACACCAAATTTTGTTACTATAACAATTATAGCCTCTCTCAGCCAAGGTACTTCTGCAAGACTTGCAGAAGGTACTGGACCAAAGGAGGCACTTTAAGGAACATCCCTGTGGGTGGTGGCTGTAGGAAGAATAAAAAAGTGTCTAAAAAATCTAATGATACTACTAATCAGAACCCTagatcatcatcttcttcccaCAGTCCTACTGATCTTCACCTTTCATTTCCTGCGGTCCAACTTTCACACCTTAATAACTTGCTTGGCACACATCAAGGCACATTTGCGAACCCTGCCTTCATGGAGAGCAAGTATAATATTGCTATGCTTGAAAACCCTGGGCCTATTGATTTCATGGAGAGTAAGTTAGAAGCTATAGTGGGCAGCTCCAGGAACTACGATTTTATGGGGAACAGAGAAATGGGTATGGTTAGTGGGCTAGGAGAGATGAATCATCATGGCTTAGCTCCAGATTTCCATGATCTTCGCTCTCCATTCGGGATATCCATCGATGGCAGCAATGGCACTTTAATGGAAACCTGCCAAAGGTTAATGCTTCCATATGATCATCAAGGTAATGATGAGCAGAACACAGTTGATGTGAAGCCCAACGCCGAGCTTTTGTCCCTTGAATGGCAAGACCAGGGCCACTCAGGTGGTGGGAAGGACACATTTGGGTACGTCAATAACTTGGGATCATGGACTGGCATGATGAATGGCTATGGATCGTCGACCACAACCAATCCCATGGTGTAA